The Malus domestica chromosome 10, GDT2T_hap1 genome contains a region encoding:
- the LOC114827586 gene encoding uncharacterized protein encodes MEKKQGFFSALKDEVVRGLSPSRSRASSPARSGSPMTGLLRRKKQNHHGNGHGVQLVAQPDALIGRSGSLRPVMEGPDPDGGELGDSKRVGSSLGQWMRGQLSRTPSVSSVAHNNSKSSDLRLLLGVMGAPLAPLHVSTSDPFPHLSIKDTPIETSSAQYILQQYTAASGGQKLQNSIKNAYAMGKVRMVASEFETATKVMKTRNASRCAESGGFVLWQMSPDMWYVELAVGGSKVHAGCNGKLVWRHTPWLGAHTAKGPVRPLRRALQGLDPRSTASMFTDARCIGERKINGEDCFILKLSADPQTLKARSEGPAEIIRHVLFGYFSQKTGLLVHMEDSHLTRIQSNGGDAVYWETTINSFLDDYRPVEGIMIAHSGRSVVTLFRFGEMAMSHTKTRMEEAWTIEEVAFNVPGLSMDCFIPPADLRSGTISEARELPHDERGKGGGIAVATHRAKVTALEKEHNANVDSLTWKMEV; translated from the exons ATGGAGAAGAAACAAGGCTTCTTCTCTGCTCTCAAGGACGAGGTGGTTCGGGGTCTCAGCCCCTCGCGGTCGCGGGCCAGCAGCCCGGCCCGGTCCGGGTCGCCCATGACGGGTCTGCTCCGGAGGAAGAAGCAGAACCATCACGGAAATGGGCACGGCGTCCAGCTGGTGGCGCAGCCGGACGCGTTGATTGGGAGATCCGGGAGCCTGAGGCCGGTGATGGAGGGTCCGGATCCGGACGGAGGGGAACTTGGGGATTCGAAGCGGGTCGGGTCGAGTTTGGGCCAGTGGATGCGAGGGCAGCTGTCGCGGACTCCCTCCGTGAGCTCCGTCGCGCATAACAACAGCAAGAGTTCTGATCTGAGACTGCTGCTTGGAGTCATGGGTGCTCCTCTCGCCCCCCTCCACGTCAGTACCTCCGACCCTTTCCCCCATCTCAGCATCAAGGACACTCCCAtc GAAACTTCCTCTGCCCAGTACATACTGCAACAGTACACAGCGGCATCTGGTGGGCAGAAGCTGCAGAACTCGATAAAAAATGCTTATGCCATGGGAAAGGTTAGGATGGTTGCTTCTGAGTTTGAAACGGCAACGAAGGTGATGAAGACCAGAAATGCCTCTAGATGTGCCGAGTCAGGTGGGTTTGTGCTCTGGCAGATGAGTCCGGACATGTGGTATGTAGAGCTTGCGGTGGGTGGGAGCAAGGTCCATGCCGGCTGCAATGGGAAGCTTGTCTGGAGGCACACACCGTGGCTTGGTGCTCATACTGCGAAAGGACCAGTGAGACCCTTGCGTCGGGCACTTCAG GGTCTAGATCCAAGATCTACGGCTAGTATGTTTACCGATGCAAGATGTATAGGAGAGAGGAAGATCAATGGTGAGGATTGCTTCATCCTCAAGCTTTCTGCTGATCCTCAGACTCTGAAGGCCAGGAGTGAAGGCCCTGCCGAGATCATAAGGCATGTGTTGTTTGGTTACTTCAGCCAGAAAACAGGGCTTCTTGTTCATATGGAGGATTCACATCTGACCCGCATCCAATCCAACGGTGGCGATGCTGTTTACTGGGAAACCACAATCAATTCATTCCTTGATGATTACAGGCCTGTTGAAGGAATCATGATTGCACACTCAGGGCGTTCCGTGGTAACCCTATTCAGGTTTGGTGAAATGGCAATGAGCCATACCAAAACAAGGATGGAAGAAGCTTGGACAATCGAGGAGGTTGCATTTAATGTTCCAGGTTTGTCAATGGATTGCTTCATCCCCCCAGCTGACTTAAGATCGGGGACAATCAGTGAAGCGAGAGAGCTTCCACATGATGAAAGGGGAAAGGGTGGTGGGATTGCAGTAGCAACACATCGGGCCAAAGTTACTGCGCTGGAGAAAGAGCACAATGCTAATGTTGATAGCCTGACCTGGAAGATGGAAGTCTAA